A region from the Desulfomarina profundi genome encodes:
- a CDS encoding NAD-dependent epimerase/dehydratase family protein: protein MARKKTGVLVGGSGLIGGTIVNYYKTKHAETVDIRAPSSKKLSIREEADIRDYLSSVKPDFIINAAMATLSSDGQLAFEVNYLGTLNLARAANALNIPYIHISSAATLPAGIDLKEEDYLPLVPRMSNYAKSKLMAEETLRLMSRDQGLDCSCVRLAVVYGAHDHKIQGFHRLLFSIADQSMPVLFTRKNTLHSYSNARKLPYFIEHILNNRDEFRGKTIHFVDKNPVDLANLILTIKSYLQLSTPKEIYVPYLMANSGKKALIILLRFLRKFGLKADLPPELMFLNSFYKSQVLSSARLEASSFIDPMPEETIYTRLPELIIYYLTRWSHQNLITTYDECMDLEKPEIDAFLHNPRELLDSVHSKGIGPFSEMMEE, encoded by the coding sequence ATGGCCAGAAAAAAAACTGGTGTCCTGGTCGGTGGTTCAGGCCTGATTGGCGGCACAATAGTCAACTATTATAAGACAAAACATGCTGAAACTGTAGATATTCGCGCCCCCAGCAGCAAAAAACTGTCCATTCGTGAAGAGGCCGATATCCGCGATTACCTCTCTTCTGTCAAACCGGATTTTATAATCAACGCTGCCATGGCCACGCTCAGTTCCGATGGCCAGCTGGCCTTTGAAGTCAATTATCTCGGAACACTCAATCTTGCCCGGGCTGCAAACGCTCTCAACATTCCGTATATCCATATCAGTTCAGCCGCCACACTGCCCGCAGGTATAGATCTGAAAGAAGAGGATTACCTGCCCCTGGTACCAAGAATGTCCAACTACGCCAAATCAAAACTGATGGCAGAGGAAACATTGCGTCTTATGAGCCGGGATCAAGGTCTGGATTGCTCCTGTGTGCGACTGGCTGTGGTCTATGGAGCTCACGACCATAAAATCCAGGGATTTCACCGTCTGCTCTTTTCCATTGCGGACCAATCCATGCCTGTTCTCTTCACAAGGAAGAACACTCTGCATTCCTATTCCAACGCAAGAAAACTCCCCTATTTCATTGAACACATCCTGAACAACCGGGACGAGTTCAGAGGAAAAACCATTCATTTTGTCGACAAAAATCCGGTGGATCTGGCGAACCTCATCCTCACCATAAAATCATACCTCCAGCTCAGTACACCAAAAGAAATTTATGTGCCCTATCTCATGGCCAACAGCGGGAAGAAGGCTCTTATCATACTGCTTCGTTTTTTACGAAAATTTGGACTCAAGGCAGACCTGCCCCCGGAGCTCATGTTTTTAAACAGTTTCTATAAATCCCAGGTCCTCTCTTCCGCACGCCTGGAGGCTTCTTCCTTTATTGATCCCATGCCCGAAGAAACCATTTACACCCGTCTGCCCGAACTGATCATCTATTACCTGACCCGCTGGAGTCACCAGAACCTCATCACTACCTACGATGAATGCATGGATCTCGAAAAACCGGAGATTGATGCTTTTCTCCATAACCCAAGGGAGTTGCTTGATTCAGTACACAGTAAAGGGATTGGACCTTTTTCGGAAATGATGGAGGAATGA